The genomic stretch GGCAATGTTAACTGTGTCGCCAAATAAGCAGTACTGTGGTCTCCTCTTACCAACTAATCCTGCCGCGACAGGACCCGAATGCATGCCTGGCAAGGAGGATAAAGGTGAAATTTAGACTTCAAGAGAAATAAGAACGTATCATTTATCCAAAACTTACTGTTTCAAATGCTAAAACTGAATACTGCGTAAAGTGAAGCAGGAGACCattattaaaacaaacaaaaccaaacaattCCAATACTTCGCGAgaaaatcttgaaaacaagcAACCAAAACGAAAACAAGTTATGTGGACGAAATGTTTCACCACCATCATTTACATTATTTTGGGTCATGCCGCACAAATCactattgacatttttctttaattacatCACTCTTTACGATGGTGCAGTGCATGTGCGTACTGCAATGTATTTCCAAGGGGGGATGGGGGTATAACGCCTTCGATGACCCAGAAATGCTATTctgatatttttattttattgttgaaaaatatGTTTTGATTTCAGCGGACCGTGTATGTGGTTAACTAAGAGGTCTATCAACTTTTTCTGGATTCATCAGATATAAATACCAACTGGAAGTGATTACTTGCCTAAAATACTGGTTGCTTTCAAATATATTGACCGTATGTTCGATGGACTGGGACAATCATTCCGACATGGGTTTTACAACTTCAACTGAAAAAAAGCAAATCGCAAATGCTACACTATGATTTGGTTGACTGCTTACCAATGGAGACTGTCATAGGCTTTTTATCGGCAGGATTTTTGATAAGCTTGACGCCCTCTAGCATATCAAGTGCCATTGCTGAGGCTGCTTCAGCATGACGCATGTTCTTCACTGGCGCACCACTGACAGTCATGTACATTGCATCACCCGAGGTTTCAACCTGCAAATTAACCAGTCTCCAGTTAATCTGTACTATTTCTAGTCGTTATTAGAGAGCGGCATGGTGGAGAAGTTAGGgcgctggacttgtaatccggAGGCCAGGCGTACAAGTCCTTTCCTGATCGTTTGCTGGATTGCTCTCTGTAGTCCTGCGCTCAGGTCTTCGGTCACgtttgtaaatagccagctggtttggacccggccagttgggattctttcGTTTACTCCAGCATTTCTACCCTCTAGACCTGTAAAGGGGGTACTGTCACGGGGTATAAACATGCCTGTAGATGTACTTGCAGCAGTGAAGGCATCACTAAATTTTCCTGCTTTGTTAGTAGGTACTTGTGTAAGCCCCTTTAACTTTGTAATCCTTCACTGTGGTGCCTTTGAACAACCTTTCAGAAGTATCCCATTCCTTAACTGAGTAGACACTAGAGCGAATGTGGTGAGACTGACGGGTATTTTTAGAAATATAAGGGTTATATTGTAaccattatttaatttttttctcacagatctcttttctttgttctcCTATTCACCGTTCGATCGTTCCTTTTGTAGAACACTTATCTGTATGCACAGGCTATGCATAGCAGTGAAATGAATCAGGTTTTAAAGGTCTGAAAATAGAACCGGATGTTTCCCCTCTTTAATCACTCGACTACCTCATAGACATCGTGCTTCTCTGCCAGTTTGCCGAATATGGCAAACATGTTGTTTACCAGGCTCACAATTTCCATAGCTCCGACCTGTGAGCAGATGCTTTCAAAGCCATCCATGTAGCTGAACATAACCGTGACACTCTCAAAATTCTACAAATCAAAGTAAGGAGATAAATCACCGTGAACCGTGCAAAAACATTTCTCAAGGGGTTTGAAGCCTGGATCAAAGGACACGTGTTCAGAAAATGTAGCTGGGATGCCTTTAACGAGATGAAACTTTTCCTTAATGTGGATCTTCAGGTCTCCTTGTGGTTAACGTATAttaatggtcacgtgacatgtcacgtggtcaaaaacttaaaatgaaggaaattggcgaatttgTGACGAATTTACGCTGAATAGTTTCCTCAATTGGCGTTTCTGATAGAGGATAAACATATTGTAGTTTtttacgtttggaatgaatgtacTCGAagtataaaattattgttatgaATAAATTTAGACTATATTTGAATGGCTCCGAGGCTGAAAAGAATAGGCAATAAGTTACTCATCCCTGAATCTCAAATTTTGTTTTACACTCTTTTGCTTACGAGCCAAatatgaattatttttattattctagATCCCCCTTATTTCCAACGATTTTATTAGGTTTTTTCTTGAGTAGAATAAACAGTTCAACATAAGAGAACTGCTTAGCAGCGCAGGTCCTTAGTATTAGGGGATTCTGTTGGCACATCTTAGAGTTAGCAACATACCTCACAGGTTTCCACAACCTTACCACCACCAAGTCTCAATCTATCGGCGATGGCTTTCCCCATCTTTCTACAGTGCaactcttcaattttttttctcatcaacgccaaattttccatgttttcttctAAGGCCTTTCCTTTTTCGAATTCCTGatcaaagagaaaagagaagagATCATAAGGAACcgaatttatttttcagtttctgTTATGTAAATATCCTCTTATGACTTTCTACAGTACTCTACTTCATAAGTCTACTCAAATTCATGGTAAAAGAGTGTGCCACACGAAATAGCGCCCCGAACATAATCCACGTTTATTTTATCGCCAAATGAAATAagaacgtaccagaatgttcagGACATTTATCAATCAAAgctgaaaaaggaaataagTCTTGAAAAGCCAACGAGCTGTCCCCTAAAAGTACTTGTTGGGCTAAGTTCTGATACCTTTTCCAAGGTCTTCTCTAGTTGATGCATTGGTTTTATCCCAGAGAGCACCATCTCGCGTGACATGTCGTGCAAACTTAGATCGTTCATGTACAGACCAAGGCGCATCATTTCTTCAGTACCTCCGATTCTGTTGAAAGATATGCAGTATATTTTAGCGACGTCCAAGAGCCAACCTCCAACAAGATACATTAATTCTTAGGCAAATTATTTGGCACGTAAAAGGTCGACCATTTGACTTATGAGGgagggttgggggaggggggggggcgaaTATTCTTCACTGAAAAAACATCTCTCTCATGGCGGATAATGCTGGAAAAAATCTTTCACCGTCATATGTCGAGGAAAAATCTATAAAGAGCTTGCTCACAAGCTAATCTATCTCTAGAGGTGTGGGGATGAACAGTTCTCACCCAAACCAAATCACCCATATCCCAAcctctcaaaagtcaaatggtcaaCTCCTTATTTCAGCAAAGCAGTCTGAATCTGTATTTACAAAAGGTTGTAGTCAAGTTGGCCCGAACCTCTTTATACATGCCTTGGTTAagtttttgaatcgcgtttttggGCAGGAACGATTTAActgatttctatgatttttttgcatccttaaaaAAGAATGGtagaaatttaagaaaatgttatttattttcttgtaggacTGGTTTAAAAGCGTTTGAGAGATCGGCATATttttaaaatcgcattttttacaaaaaaatttcaataacTTCGAAACCCTACTAcaaatttttctctaacttcaacaaataagcctcagagctctctagttttatatctgcaagtttaaAGTCAATCGTGACCACAGAACCCGCTGCACAAACTGTTGGTCAAAGCTGACGTACAAATAGAGAAAGAGTGGCGACGATTTATCTCCTATCTGCAAGTGAATTCTTGCCCAcagctttattgcaagaaagTGAGTAATCAGAAATCTACGGTAAATACAGTTCGCAATACAAAAAGAACAACTACATGGGGCCGAATTGCGAGGCAAGATTGAAGAACTTCTAAATATCAAAGTTACTGTGTATTTTGTGCAAATACTTGAACTTCAACCTAGTAAGTGTGACACTTCACGTCCGCGTACAGGAAAGGGCAGACGTAAGTACATgtagtggtttcactgcaaagttttgacaCTTTGACGTCATTTCGTTGGTCGATgagagtacagaccatggaaaattgttttgttttttaccatAGCATTGACGGTTTTGGAGTCCACTTCCGTTGAAATTCTCGGATAATCGCCACgcgaaaaagataaaaacaaacttGCGCCACAATCACGTCATTTCGATGGCCTGTACTCTTGTCGAACATGAGctttcgaccaatcagcgcgtgAGATATCGCTCAGTTATGGtaaaaaatttcttggatgcatagataaacAAATTCTATTAACCATAACAAAcgatatacagtcaactcccgatgacttgaaccttcaagggaaatcgaaaaaaattcgagttatcggtaCCTCGAAGCAAATAGCCGGAAGTAAGGGAAAAACCAGTTTTGACTGtgcagtgaacattttaatcacatttaactgTAAAAATGTCAAGTTAAAATGAAATCATGCTTCTAgaatataaatcagaacgtaaagtaataaaacatagcctaaatagagtgTGCGTTTAACTATTTCGAGAATAAAAGTTATTTCATGTAGATTTGTGCCAAACAAAGCTAtaagcctacaacacgtcaatggtaaattcaaaattcaatgtttcggacgccagtacaatgttttttttttcccgactttaagcgctcaaaacatggttcgagttaatcgagggtaaaattacagcaAATGtgtgaaggaaatccaggggaaaccGAGTCTgattcgagttagcgagggttcgagttatcgggagtcgactgtaaattCAATAACATACAATGGAGAGCAAATGTAGATCACTTTATTCCATGAGCTTATGTACTTCATGATTCCCCGTAGATGAAGCTGTGGTTTGTGGGGCATCTGCTGCGCCGGATTTTCATTTTCCTCGAAGTCGGTGTTTCCGTTTTTGAAATCCAGTGAGGACTGGATGGAGTTGACGTTCGCGGGGGTGGAAGGGTGTAAGATTGGTAGAGTACAGGTCAACTCAAACACCACTTGCCTCGTCGTAAACTAAGAGTGAGGGAGAACTCCACAATTAATAGACCTTtccattttcaactttttggaTAAAAAGCAGTAAACGAATATCCACCGAAACTGCTTGAAAGAGGGCCTTGAAATATGGTGACTTCCCAAGTTTAAAGGTGATGCGTCCAAAGGGTTtcggtcggggggggggggggggcacgtATACAAACGTCTGTTCgttagtttttaacaaatcTCATTCAAACTTAGCAACTTTACTAATTTACACACGTTCTTTCCCGCTGCGTGGACGGATTTTTGCTATCTCGTCCTGGTCAAACGTTGAAAAAGCAATGGAAGGGTCTATTGGTCTGAAAGAATGCAGATTTGCTGGCGCGACTAGAAACGACCCTAAAGATACGCTGTGACCTTTGTCGAAGGGCTTCGTGAATTTTCTATGGCCAGTTAGGAACGATGAAGGATAAGCAGGGTCAGTAGTTACGGGAGGTTCCGAGTTCGAGTCCCAGGTGtgtccattaattttttttttgtcaacttcCTCCCAAACTGTGTTTACAGTGGGGATAACGTGCGTAGCAGGcccaagaaagaacgggcgcgcgaaAGGGAGAAAGGGGCACTCGTGTGCctctctctcgcgcgctcgttctttcttgcgcccactttTACCAAGcgcctgcaacgcaggctactgTGGGGCTCTTAAAACCGTCACTCTTAAAAGAAGATTGTCTAATCACAacgttttctgaaaacaaaggATTCTCAATTCTtactctccttttttttttgtttgcaaacgGACCAGTAAAATTCTAGGTTCAACTATGCAACCGTTGAAATCTTTAAACTTAATattattggtccgtttgcaaaaaacttttgttttcagaaaacgttgtgattggacAATCTTAATTCTTAGAAGTGTCCTGGTTTGAGTATCCGCACTGTAAGTAGCTCAAttgtaaactgaaaaagaacTCTCGATCTCGTTCAAGAACTCAGGAACTAACTCTTCATCGACTTCAGGGGGAAACAAAGCGATGTCAATcatatgttttattttaaattagcTACTCTGGGTATAGGGTACCGGTAATGGCCTCAGAATCTTATTCAAAGTGACAGGCCTCTTTTAAATGTGTGCTTTTGCGGCAAACAACACACCATTTTATCATACTAACCGTTTCCCATGTGAACTCGGCTTGTGGTCTTCTCATAATGAAAAACTCTCTGATGTCGTTTCCGATGATACGATTTCCCACAGAAGCTATAATTCCGTGTCCAGCCATATTGATTGTCATATCTTGCGACAAGGCAAAACTGAAAGGAAATATACTGAAAAAAATCTTCACGTTGATACCTTGCTGGCTCTTAATGGATAGTAAGTCTGGAGCCGGAGGTTTGTACCCAGAATTGTCAAAACCCAAGCGGTAGACAACGTGAGTTGTATTATTGACGACTTCGTTGCCTAGAACTTTTACATCCACGTCCATGTTATAGAACTGAGacgcgatttctttgatttgacCAACCACGTAGAACATAAACCCCTTCCGTTTGGAAATGTAGTGCAAAATTAGCCCAGAGCTTGTTTCTTCCTCACAAAAGAAACTCGGGGACTGAAGCTGTGGATAACCGAAGCGCATGTGCTCGTGTAAGCTGTCAATTCCTATCAGAAAATCTCGGAGGCAGCGGCCGCTTACTTTGATGACACGATCGTATCCATAGTGACTAAAGAATTTCACGAAACAAGTGCCAAAATATTGCATAAAGTCGTCACTTAACATGTCAGTCTCTTCTCCGAGTATTTCGGCGGCAGTGTCAGCAATTTTCGTCATCGAGCTTTCACTGTATTGCTTATGCGTAATAAACATGTGATTGCATATTCCAGCACGCTCTCGAATCTCGTTCCATTTAGCCTCACCGAATTTCTCCGTAAGGAAATGCTGGACACTTTCCAGAAGAATCCCGTACATTTTGGTTTAGTAGAAAAAGTCTTGCGAGGACCTAAGCAACACtctgttgaaaaaagaaaataagcacTTTACAGCTTGGCATTCACAAAACCTCTATAACTCTCTATGCAGGAGAGAAACAGCTGAGACGCACTGgggcaagaaaaaacaaagcaaattaccACGATTTTAAATGATATAACTGAGCCGTTTGTCTTGTCGCAGGGCAACCCTTGGTCCCCAGCATGGTAGTTTTGCACTGCGTGAATAACTAGCTGCGAAGGGC from Porites lutea chromosome 1, jaPorLute2.1, whole genome shotgun sequence encodes the following:
- the LOC140932292 gene encoding soluble guanylate cyclase 88E-like, translating into MYGILLESVQHFLTEKFGEAKWNEIRERAGICNHMFITHKQYSESSMTKIADTAAEILGEETDMLSDDFMQYFGTCFVKFFSHYGYDRVIKVSGRCLRDFLIGIDSLHEHMRFGYPQLQSPSFFCEEETSSGLILHYISKRKGFMFYVVGQIKEIASQFYNMDVDVKVLGNEVVNNTTHVVYRLGFDNSGYKPPAPDLLSIKSQQGINVKIFFSIFPFSFALSQDMTINMAGHGIIASVGNRIIGNDIREFFIMRRPQAEFTWETFTTRQVVFELTCTLPILHPSTPANVNSIQSSLDFKNGNTDFEENENPAQQMPHKPQLHLRGIMKYISSWNKVIYICSPLIGGTEEMMRLGLYMNDLSLHDMSREMVLSGIKPMHQLEKTLEKEFEKGKALEENMENLALMRKKIEELHCRKMGKAIADRLRLGGGKVVETCENFESVTVMFSYMDGFESICSQVGAMEIVSLVNNMFAIFGKLAEKHDVYEVETSGDAMYMTVSGAPVKNMRHAEAASAMALDMLEGVKLIKNPADKKPMTVSIGKQSTKS